A single bacterium DNA region contains:
- a CDS encoding protein-glutamate O-methyltransferase CheR: MNRVPDRRPDNDLAAIEARLLLEGIYQVYGLDFRDYSVSTITRKATEYSHTIGLPTISALQERVLHDPRALERFLWELFVTTTSLFRDPQFYADVRTNVLRWLRTYPFIRIWHAGCSTGEEVYSMAILLHEENLYSRARIYATDIQEEVLTAAKQGRFPAERIPEYSNNYLDAGGKSSFSDYFIVKGEEAIFDRALTQNVTFQLHNLATDHSFQEFNYILCRNVLIYFNKELRNRVHNLLFESLCPLGILSLGENESLYFTSHEMDYRNLNCGYQKTRD, from the coding sequence ATGAACAGGGTCCCTGACAGACGACCGGATAACGATCTGGCAGCGATAGAAGCGCGCCTTCTTCTGGAGGGTATCTACCAGGTTTATGGTCTGGACTTCCGTGATTATTCTGTCTCTACCATTACCCGTAAAGCGACTGAATATTCGCACACAATCGGACTTCCAACGATCTCGGCATTGCAGGAACGAGTGCTTCATGATCCACGCGCTCTAGAACGTTTTCTCTGGGAACTATTCGTAACGACCACTTCCCTGTTCCGGGATCCTCAATTTTACGCAGACGTTCGCACAAACGTTCTTCGGTGGCTTCGGACCTATCCTTTCATCAGAATCTGGCATGCCGGATGTTCAACAGGGGAGGAAGTTTATTCGATGGCGATTCTTCTCCATGAAGAGAATCTGTACTCTCGCGCCCGTATTTACGCTACAGATATTCAAGAAGAAGTTCTTACTGCGGCAAAGCAAGGAAGGTTTCCTGCAGAACGCATTCCGGAATACAGCAACAATTATCTGGACGCCGGCGGTAAAAGTTCCTTCTCAGATTATTTCATCGTCAAAGGAGAGGAAGCCATATTTGATCGCGCTCTCACGCAAAACGTAACCTTTCAATTGCACAATCTGGCTACCGACCATTCCTTTCAAGAATTCAATTACATTCTCTGTCGAAATGTTTTGATTTATTTCAACAAAGAATTGCGCAATCGTGTGCATAACCTTTTATTTGAGAGCCTCTGCCCTCTCGGAATCTTGAGCCTTGGTGAAAATGAATCTCTGTACTTCACTTCACACGAGATGGACTACCGGAATCTCAACTGCGGTTATCAGAAAACCAGAGATTAG